The Solanum pennellii chromosome 11, SPENNV200 genome contains a region encoding:
- the LOC107003192 gene encoding protein WHAT'S THIS FACTOR 9, mitochondrial translates to MLRILVKEGFTISILNFHQKRTLVNVKLKWVKDSVLDSVVVGGTQLKAGTTLVSIIASQSTSGIPIYHLQRKHRQLGLPHDLKVSTFLRRYPNIFQEFFCCDSAGTPVPWFKLTPETLEFHHEQVDVFRQCSADIVNRLRKLLMMTNKRMLPLQTIDQLKWDLGLPRDCASSLIIKYPELFSLVDLPDGRVGLKLLAWDHKLAVSHLEASYAKENGTLMFPIGFTRGFGLKRKCMKWLEEWQKLPYTSPYVDASHLDPRTDVSEKRIVGVFHELLHLTLQKKTERNNVSNLRKPLELPQKFTKVFERHPGIFYLSMKGDTQTIVLREAYERNQLIEKHPLVQIREKFANMMKQGFLDRSRGLYKDTNQGPEEEKSLTSSFVGEACGTRYYSDIGSDSGMCVEHEAK, encoded by the coding sequence ATGCTGAGGATTTTAGTAAAAGAGGGTTTCACTATTTCCATATTGAATTTCCATCAGAAGCGTACTCTTGTCAATGTAAAGCTTAAATGGGTTAAAGATAGTGTCTTGGATTCTGTAGTAGTTGGAGGTACACAACTTAAGGCCGGAACTACACTAGTTTCTATCATTGCCTCACAATCCACTTCTGGTATTCCTATTTACCATCTCCAAAGAAAGCATAGGCAGCTTGGACTCCCTCATGACTTGAAAGTCTCCACTTTCCTTAGGCGATACCCGAATATTTTTCAGGAGTTCTTTTGTTGTGATAGTGCTGGTACTCCTGTTCCGTGGTTCAAATTGACTCCTGAGACTTTAGAGTTTCATCATGAGCAAGTTGACGTTTTCCGCCAGTGCAGTGCAGATATTGTTAATAGGTTGAGAAAGCTTTTGATGATGACCAATAAGAGGATGCTTCCTCTTCAGACAATTGATCAGTTAAAATGGGATTTAGGCTTGCCGCGTGATTGTgctagttcattgattattaaATATCCTGAGCTGTTTAGTTTGGTGGACCTTCCTGATGGTCGTGTCGGTTTGAAGCTTTTAGCATGGGATCACAAATTAGCTGTTTCCCATTTGGAGGCAAGTTATGCAAAGGAAAATGGGACCTTGATGTTTCCTATTGGATTCACCAGGGGTTTTGGATTAAAGAGAAAATGTATGAAATGGTTGGAGGAATGGCAAAAGCTGCCTTATACTTCTCCTTATGTAGATGCTTCTCATTTGGACCCAAGGACAGATGTGTCAGAGAAGAGGATAGTTGGGGTGTTTCATGAGCTTCTGCACCTCACCTTACAAAAGAAAACAGAGAGGAACAATGTGAGCAATCTTCGTAAGCCACTGGAATTGCCTCAGAAGTTCACAAAGGTCTTTGAGCGGCATCCGGGGATTTTTTACCTTTCTATGAAGGGTGACACGCAGACAATCGTCCTTAGAGAGGCTTATGAGCGCAATCAACTGATTGAGAAGCATCCCCTTGTTCAGATAAGGGAGAAATTTGCGAACATGATGAAACAAGGTTTTCTAGATCGTAGTAGAGGGTTATATAAAGACACTAACCAAGGTCCAGAGGAAGAGAAGTCATTGACAAGTAGTTTTGTTGGTGAGGCCTGTGGAACTAGATATTACTCTGATATAGGCTCAGATTCTGGTATGTGCGTAGAACATGAAGCAAAGTAG